In Opitutaceae bacterium TAV5, one genomic interval encodes:
- a CDS encoding NUDIX hydrolase, with the protein MQPPEELATTPLPPRWERLDQRTLASTRVFDLQSVRFRHPRRAVERDFVVIDAPDWVNIVARTTDNRIVLVNQFRYGSDGFSWEIPGGIIERGEDPVVAGLRELQEETGYGGGKARLLGSIRPNPAIMNNHCHFVLADGVEPLHAQAWDADEELQMALLPADDVYTLARTGGITHSLTLCALFLYEPLRHAVP; encoded by the coding sequence ATGCAACCGCCCGAAGAACTCGCCACCACACCGCTTCCGCCCCGCTGGGAACGCCTCGACCAGCGCACGCTGGCGAGCACCCGCGTCTTCGATTTGCAGAGTGTGCGCTTTCGCCACCCGCGTCGCGCCGTGGAGCGTGATTTCGTTGTCATCGACGCACCCGACTGGGTCAACATCGTCGCCCGCACGACCGACAACCGCATCGTCCTCGTCAACCAGTTCCGCTACGGTTCGGACGGATTCTCGTGGGAGATCCCCGGAGGCATCATCGAGCGCGGCGAGGATCCCGTCGTCGCCGGCCTGCGCGAGTTGCAGGAAGAAACCGGCTATGGCGGCGGCAAGGCGCGGCTGCTCGGCAGCATCCGCCCGAATCCGGCGATCATGAACAACCATTGCCACTTCGTGCTCGCCGACGGCGTCGAGCCGCTGCACGCGCAGGCCTGGGATGCCGACGAGGAACTCCAGATGGCGCTGCTCCCGGCCGACGACGTCTACACGCTCGCCCGCACCGGCGGTATCACCCACAGCCTGACACTCTGCGCTCTGTTCCTGTACGAACCGCTCCGGCACGCCGTCCCGTAG
- a CDS encoding acetylglutamate kinase, giving the protein MNVAEITSKAKVLLEALPYIQGFRGSTFVVKYGGSFMDDPDPAVRNRVAYDIAFLAACGINVVVVHGGGKAITRAMKESGIQAQFARNGMRITDEATVGIVKRTLNDVVNKDVCDAIALARARPKGLPGDTVLVCEKLTIDDDGNPVDLGYVGEVTEVKVKLIKKEIADGNIPVISPVAEGLDGKPYNVNADLVASRVAAAMRARRLVFMSDVPGLLADPSNPDSLISTLRIGDVDELKRTGVIDKGMRPKVMSAVRALNEGVHRVHFIDGRLPHSLLLEIFTDRGIGTEIVHT; this is encoded by the coding sequence ATGAACGTTGCCGAAATCACTTCCAAGGCGAAGGTCCTCCTCGAGGCCCTCCCCTATATCCAGGGCTTCCGCGGCTCCACCTTCGTAGTCAAATACGGCGGCAGCTTCATGGACGATCCCGATCCCGCCGTGCGCAACCGCGTGGCCTACGACATCGCCTTTCTCGCCGCCTGCGGCATCAATGTCGTCGTCGTCCACGGCGGCGGCAAGGCCATCACACGCGCCATGAAGGAGTCCGGCATCCAGGCGCAATTCGCCCGCAACGGCATGCGCATCACCGACGAAGCCACCGTCGGCATCGTCAAGCGCACCCTCAACGATGTCGTCAACAAGGATGTCTGCGATGCCATCGCTCTCGCCCGCGCCCGCCCCAAGGGCCTCCCCGGCGACACGGTCCTCGTCTGCGAAAAACTCACCATCGACGACGATGGCAACCCCGTCGATCTCGGTTACGTCGGCGAAGTCACCGAGGTAAAGGTGAAGCTCATCAAAAAAGAAATCGCCGACGGCAACATCCCCGTCATCTCGCCCGTCGCCGAAGGCCTCGACGGCAAACCCTACAACGTCAATGCCGACCTCGTCGCCAGCCGTGTCGCCGCCGCCATGCGCGCCCGCCGCCTCGTTTTCATGAGCGACGTCCCCGGCCTCCTTGCCGACCCGTCCAATCCCGATTCTCTCATCTCCACTCTGCGCATCGGCGACGTCGACGAGCTCAAGCGCACCGGCGTCATCGACAAGGGCATGCGACCGAAAGTCATGAGCGCCGTCCGCGCCCTCAACGAAGGCGTCCACCGCGTCCACTTCATCGACGGCCGCCTCCCCCACTCTCTCCTTCTCGAAATTTTCACCGACCGCGGCATCGGCACCGAAATCGTCCACACCTAG
- a CDS encoding peptide chain release factor 1 — MPSLPDISLFRRRADELDARMRDPAFYTDARAAAEVTREHQRLSQLLADHRAWQKTDAEITEARALLKDPAADADLRELAEAELPELEARKETLFREVLAAMIPPEPTDSRNTVFEIRAGTGGEEAALFAAELARMYQRYAEERGWTVEPTGTSPSERGGFREASFLIRGQDVYKQLKFESGVHRVQRVPLTEANGRIHTSTVTVAVLPEAEEVDLRIDPQELEITVQRASGPGGQGVNTTDSAVRILHKPTGMIVYCADGRSQQKNKASAMAVLRARLLQKKQDEEAAKYAAQRRGQIGTGDRSERIRTYNFPQSRLTDHRIGLTLYSLPQVMEGALDDVVEALRKAEFEEKLAALTGQPYDRRRSATADDD; from the coding sequence ATGCCGTCTCTTCCCGACATTTCCCTTTTCCGCCGCCGTGCCGACGAACTCGACGCGCGGATGCGCGATCCCGCCTTTTACACCGACGCCCGCGCCGCCGCCGAGGTCACCCGCGAGCACCAGCGTCTGTCGCAGCTCCTGGCCGACCACCGCGCCTGGCAAAAAACCGACGCCGAAATCACCGAAGCCCGGGCTCTCCTCAAGGACCCCGCCGCCGACGCCGACCTCCGCGAGCTGGCCGAGGCCGAACTGCCCGAGCTGGAGGCGCGCAAGGAGACCCTTTTCCGCGAGGTCCTCGCCGCGATGATCCCTCCCGAGCCGACCGATTCCCGCAACACCGTCTTCGAAATCCGCGCCGGCACCGGCGGCGAGGAAGCCGCGCTTTTCGCCGCCGAACTCGCCCGCATGTACCAGCGTTACGCCGAAGAGCGCGGCTGGACCGTGGAGCCCACCGGCACCAGCCCCAGCGAACGCGGCGGCTTCCGCGAAGCGAGTTTCCTCATCCGCGGCCAGGACGTCTACAAGCAGCTCAAGTTCGAGAGCGGCGTCCACCGGGTACAGCGCGTGCCGCTCACCGAAGCCAACGGCCGCATCCACACCTCCACCGTCACCGTCGCCGTGTTGCCCGAAGCGGAGGAAGTCGACCTGCGCATCGACCCGCAGGAACTCGAGATCACCGTGCAACGCGCCAGCGGTCCCGGCGGCCAGGGTGTCAACACCACCGACTCCGCCGTGCGTATCCTCCACAAACCTACCGGCATGATCGTCTATTGCGCCGACGGACGCTCCCAGCAAAAAAACAAGGCCAGCGCCATGGCCGTGCTCCGCGCCCGCCTGCTCCAGAAAAAGCAGGACGAGGAAGCGGCCAAATACGCCGCCCAGCGCCGCGGCCAGATCGGCACCGGCGACCGCAGCGAACGCATCCGCACCTACAATTTCCCGCAAAGCCGCCTCACCGACCACCGCATCGGCCTCACCCTCTACAGCCTGCCCCAGGTCATGGAAGGCGCACTCGACGACGTGGTCGAAGCCCTGCGCAAGGCCGAGTTCGAGGAAAAACTCGCCGCCCTCACCGGCCAACCGTACGACCGCCGCCGCTCCGCCACCGCGGACGACGACTGA
- a CDS encoding acetylornithine aminotransferase, with product MSTITQVRTTTAELYDAYVLRNYGRPALTLTRGRGAHVWDDTGRDYLDFTSGIAVSALGHCHPHWVAAVQRQAAELIHVSNLFRNPNQGELARRLVGYAGPGRVFFCNSGAEANEGLIKLARLHGVKRAGGEEGRIFKIICAKNAFHGRTYGGMSATPQEKIQHGFRPLVPGFAFGELNNLASFEALVDDQTAAIFIETIQGESGINPATTEFLHGLRDLCNRHNLLLLLDEVQCGIGRTGKFYAFEHAGIRPDAIGMAKGLGGGMPIGAVWIGEKSADLFQPGMHGTTFGGTPLACAAALAVLDVIEKENLLDAVTRHSPAWHAALRQLVTDFPQKVAAIRGQGYLVGIQLTSDPAPFAAALREAGLLVPLSGNNVFRLLPPLTATPAELARSIGIIRSVLQG from the coding sequence ATGTCCACCATCACGCAAGTCCGCACCACCACCGCCGAGCTCTACGATGCGTATGTCCTCAGGAACTACGGTCGCCCCGCCCTCACGCTCACGCGCGGACGCGGCGCGCACGTGTGGGACGACACCGGACGCGACTACCTCGACTTCACCTCAGGCATCGCCGTCAGCGCGCTCGGGCATTGCCACCCGCACTGGGTCGCCGCCGTCCAGCGCCAGGCCGCCGAACTCATCCACGTCAGCAACCTCTTCCGCAATCCCAACCAGGGCGAACTCGCCCGCCGCCTCGTCGGTTACGCCGGCCCCGGCCGCGTCTTTTTCTGCAACAGCGGCGCCGAAGCCAACGAGGGCCTGATCAAACTCGCGCGCCTTCACGGCGTGAAGCGCGCCGGCGGCGAGGAAGGCAGGATTTTCAAGATCATCTGCGCCAAAAACGCCTTCCACGGCCGCACCTACGGCGGCATGAGCGCCACCCCGCAGGAAAAAATCCAGCACGGTTTCCGCCCGCTCGTCCCCGGCTTCGCCTTCGGCGAACTCAACAACCTCGCGTCCTTCGAAGCGCTCGTCGACGACCAGACCGCCGCCATCTTCATCGAGACGATCCAGGGCGAGAGCGGTATCAATCCTGCCACGACAGAATTCCTCCACGGCCTGCGCGACCTCTGCAACCGCCACAACCTCCTGCTCCTCCTCGACGAGGTGCAATGCGGCATCGGCCGCACGGGCAAGTTCTACGCCTTCGAGCATGCCGGCATCCGGCCCGATGCCATCGGCATGGCCAAGGGGCTCGGCGGCGGCATGCCCATCGGGGCGGTCTGGATCGGCGAAAAATCCGCCGATCTCTTCCAGCCCGGCATGCACGGCACCACCTTTGGCGGCACCCCGCTCGCGTGCGCCGCCGCCCTCGCCGTCCTCGACGTGATCGAGAAAGAAAACCTCCTCGACGCCGTCACCCGCCACAGCCCGGCGTGGCACGCCGCTCTCCGCCAGCTCGTCACCGATTTCCCGCAAAAGGTCGCGGCGATCCGCGGCCAGGGTTACCTCGTCGGCATCCAGCTCACATCCGATCCCGCGCCCTTCGCCGCCGCCCTGCGCGAGGCCGGCCTGCTCGTGCCGCTCTCCGGCAACAATGTCTTCCGCCTCCTCCCGCCGCTCACCGCCACGCCCGCCGAGCTCGCCCGCAGCATCGGGATCATCCGCAGCGTGCTCCAAGGCTGA
- a CDS encoding Ni/Fe hydrogenase yields MKITRFPLRSVFLLVGLVVLPALAQAHPGHDGGHELTWDFGGGFAHPFTGWDHLLAMTAVGLWTAILGGRARWLVPSAFVGLMVTGAVVAISGFVIPGVEQGIAASLLALGLLIAFAVRLPVAAGMAVTGLFAIFHGMAHGAEMPASASAFSYASGFVVATVILHAAGLALGMALQKRTVIARVAGGLVAAGGLLAFAL; encoded by the coding sequence ATGAAAATCACCCGCTTCCCGCTTCGTTCCGTATTTCTGCTTGTTGGTCTCGTCGTTCTGCCTGCGCTGGCGCAGGCCCATCCCGGTCATGACGGCGGGCATGAACTGACCTGGGACTTCGGCGGCGGGTTCGCACATCCGTTCACCGGCTGGGATCATTTGCTGGCGATGACGGCCGTGGGGCTCTGGACCGCGATTCTCGGGGGTCGCGCGCGCTGGCTGGTGCCGTCGGCGTTTGTCGGTCTGATGGTGACGGGGGCGGTGGTGGCGATTTCCGGGTTTGTCATTCCGGGCGTCGAGCAGGGCATCGCGGCCTCGTTGCTCGCGCTCGGATTGCTGATCGCATTCGCCGTGCGGCTGCCGGTTGCGGCCGGGATGGCGGTGACGGGGTTGTTTGCGATTTTCCACGGCATGGCGCACGGCGCGGAGATGCCGGCGTCGGCGAGCGCATTTTCGTATGCGTCGGGGTTTGTAGTGGCTACCGTGATACTCCATGCGGCCGGTCTGGCGCTTGGCATGGCTCTGCAAAAACGGACGGTGATCGCCCGCGTGGCCGGGGGTCTCGTGGCGGCGGGCGGGTTGCTGGCGTTTGCGCTGTGA
- a CDS encoding phosphoribosylaminoimidazole-succinocarboxamide synthase codes for MTSAEIANALPAQAVTSIDGLPFPKIATGKVRENFDLGDALLIAASDRLSAFDVILPDGIPGKGIILTQISNWWFAQAAQAGIIENHLLPDQAAEFARRGITSRDIQLRSMIVRKLKPLAIECIVRGYLAGSGWSSYKKTGEVCGHQLPAGLRQAERLPSPLFTPTTKAPKGEHDEHINDEQGAAIVGPGLYEKVKTASLALYQLGHDKAAKAGMILADTKFEFGTDAAGNLVLIDEILTPDSSRYWPADEYAPDQSPPSYDKQYVRDHLLAIKWDQKPPAPALPAEVIRNTQQKYLTALKNLLG; via the coding sequence ATGACCTCTGCCGAAATCGCCAACGCCCTTCCCGCCCAGGCCGTCACCTCTATCGACGGACTTCCGTTTCCGAAAATCGCCACCGGCAAAGTTCGTGAGAACTTCGATCTCGGCGACGCCCTCCTCATCGCCGCGAGCGACCGCCTCTCCGCGTTCGACGTCATCCTCCCGGACGGCATCCCGGGCAAGGGCATCATCCTCACCCAGATCAGCAACTGGTGGTTCGCCCAGGCCGCGCAGGCCGGCATCATCGAAAACCACCTGCTCCCCGACCAGGCAGCCGAGTTCGCCCGCCGCGGCATCACCAGCCGCGACATCCAGCTCCGCTCGATGATCGTCCGCAAGCTGAAGCCCCTCGCCATCGAATGCATCGTCCGCGGCTACCTCGCCGGCAGCGGCTGGTCCTCCTACAAAAAGACCGGCGAAGTCTGCGGCCACCAACTGCCCGCCGGCCTTCGCCAGGCCGAACGACTCCCCTCGCCGCTCTTCACCCCCACGACGAAAGCCCCCAAGGGCGAACACGACGAGCACATCAACGACGAACAAGGCGCCGCCATCGTCGGACCCGGACTCTACGAAAAGGTCAAGACCGCCAGCCTCGCCCTGTACCAGCTCGGGCACGACAAGGCGGCCAAGGCCGGCATGATCCTCGCCGACACGAAATTCGAATTTGGCACCGACGCCGCCGGCAACCTCGTCCTCATCGACGAAATCCTCACGCCCGACTCCTCGCGCTACTGGCCTGCCGACGAATACGCCCCCGACCAGTCGCCGCCGAGCTACGACAAGCAGTACGTCCGCGACCACCTCCTCGCCATCAAGTGGGACCAGAAGCCCCCCGCGCCCGCGCTTCCCGCCGAAGTCATCCGCAACACGCAGCAAAAATACCTCACCGCGCTGAAAAACCTGCTCGGCTGA
- a CDS encoding porin — protein sequence MKKPALVSLLAAGVLAAPAIAQEEAVSDAPLAKWGPRIWLEEQGITPWLTVTGEAWNIPTGGNQHGNLWNVFFDFGFEVDLGAFGGPATARIVVQGHARESRDSRGELADTGSANPASGNFAGDGWRMFNVFYQQSFKDGIYDLKIGQIAADDDFMGSEYSGLFMNSSFGAMPSIVGPSPAFKGGAYAAYPVASPGIWFNWTPNESYSWQTGIYLGGPGDDEHGNHGFDWKSLSSSGILVFTEGAVNFDIAGKPSTFRLGGSLHTKDFEDFKSLNNGGEGTESTVYNVYVVHDLALAMADAETVKLGAFWRAGVTPQQDVATVFIYADAGINWFAPFASRPDDVAGAALSWTKLGRDYAAAEDAQNKNEFTIELTYRAQITSYWSVQGDIQYVINPAFADDRDRDALVLGLRTELSF from the coding sequence ATGAAGAAACCAGCACTCGTCTCCTTGCTCGCTGCAGGAGTTCTGGCCGCACCGGCCATCGCCCAGGAAGAAGCCGTTTCGGACGCCCCTCTCGCCAAATGGGGTCCGCGCATCTGGCTCGAAGAGCAGGGCATCACGCCCTGGCTCACCGTGACCGGAGAAGCCTGGAACATCCCGACCGGGGGTAATCAGCACGGCAACCTCTGGAACGTGTTTTTCGACTTCGGCTTCGAGGTCGATCTCGGCGCTTTCGGCGGCCCGGCAACGGCCAGAATCGTCGTCCAGGGTCATGCCCGCGAATCGCGCGACAGCCGCGGCGAACTCGCCGACACCGGCTCCGCCAACCCGGCCAGCGGCAACTTCGCCGGCGATGGCTGGCGCATGTTCAACGTCTTTTACCAGCAGAGTTTCAAGGACGGCATCTATGACCTGAAGATCGGCCAGATCGCGGCCGACGACGATTTTATGGGCTCCGAATATTCCGGGCTGTTCATGAATTCCTCCTTCGGGGCGATGCCGTCCATCGTCGGCCCGTCGCCGGCCTTCAAGGGTGGCGCCTACGCGGCGTATCCGGTGGCCTCGCCGGGCATCTGGTTCAACTGGACGCCCAACGAAAGCTACTCCTGGCAGACCGGCATCTACCTCGGCGGCCCCGGTGACGACGAGCACGGCAACCACGGTTTCGACTGGAAGAGCCTGTCGAGCAGCGGCATCCTCGTCTTCACCGAGGGCGCGGTGAATTTCGACATCGCGGGCAAACCCTCGACCTTCAGGCTCGGCGGCTCGCTGCACACGAAGGATTTCGAAGACTTCAAGAGTCTCAACAACGGCGGCGAGGGCACCGAGTCCACCGTCTACAACGTGTACGTGGTGCACGACCTCGCCCTCGCCATGGCCGATGCGGAGACCGTCAAGCTCGGCGCGTTCTGGCGCGCGGGCGTGACCCCGCAGCAGGATGTGGCCACGGTTTTCATCTACGCTGACGCCGGCATCAACTGGTTCGCGCCCTTCGCCAGCCGTCCGGACGACGTGGCCGGCGCCGCTCTTTCGTGGACAAAACTCGGCCGCGACTATGCCGCCGCCGAAGACGCGCAGAACAAGAACGAGTTCACGATCGAGCTCACCTACCGCGCGCAGATCACCAGCTACTGGTCCGTCCAGGGGGACATCCAGTACGTGATCAACCCGGCCTTCGCCGATGACCGTGATCGCGACGCTCTCGTGCTCGGCCTGCGCACCGAACTGTCGTTCTGA
- a CDS encoding disulfide bond chaperone, with the protein MSASTPVDPSESGIELRTDFVRGRNALVARAVFTELYVDYYLHLGKWNLHPAEKIDAMFKRALAGFVLHCASRPWNEMTAWTINFQSPLVNLFLTGDNETGAVTGRAFTEDVKVLPENLFYADVVRGRQPRRRSTVSFRGEDPLVAAEAFYAQSEQRPARFFQLDEEEFALVGEHPDCDAAWFADLTPERVRDLAQTETVAPLERRIYRWHCGCNQRRMMEVLDPVMRSDPDSLFGDAETIQMQCPRCAARHTITREAMEAFVAGDHRAE; encoded by the coding sequence ATGTCCGCATCCACTCCCGTCGACCCGTCCGAATCCGGCATCGAGCTGCGCACCGATTTTGTGCGCGGCCGCAACGCGCTCGTCGCCCGCGCAGTGTTTACCGAGCTGTATGTCGATTATTACCTGCACCTTGGAAAGTGGAACCTGCACCCCGCCGAAAAGATCGACGCGATGTTCAAACGCGCCCTCGCCGGCTTCGTCCTGCACTGCGCCTCGCGTCCGTGGAACGAGATGACGGCATGGACGATCAACTTCCAGTCGCCGCTCGTGAACCTGTTTCTCACCGGCGACAACGAAACCGGCGCCGTGACGGGCCGCGCCTTCACCGAGGACGTGAAGGTGCTGCCCGAAAACCTGTTTTACGCCGACGTCGTACGCGGTCGCCAGCCGCGCCGGCGCAGCACGGTGAGCTTCCGGGGCGAGGACCCGCTGGTGGCCGCGGAGGCGTTTTATGCGCAAAGCGAGCAGCGCCCCGCCCGGTTTTTCCAGCTCGACGAGGAAGAATTCGCCCTGGTCGGCGAACACCCGGATTGCGATGCGGCGTGGTTTGCAGACCTCACGCCCGAACGCGTGCGCGACCTCGCGCAGACCGAAACCGTCGCTCCGCTGGAACGACGCATCTACCGCTGGCATTGCGGCTGCAACCAGCGGCGCATGATGGAGGTGCTCGACCCGGTCATGCGCAGCGACCCCGACAGCCTTTTCGGCGATGCCGAGACGATCCAGATGCAATGCCCCCGCTGCGCCGCGCGCCACACGATCACCCGCGAGGCGATGGAGGCCTTCGTCGCGGGCGATCACCGGGCGGAGTAG
- a CDS encoding peptidoglycan-binding protein, translating into MDTISRDSNGSSYLPVAGVILGVIGLVLGGVALAKVSTINKQLVSHGDIASRASAAEDQAQNATALASQVDKRVDGVQRDTATAFQNAGAAIQDIRGEIVKLQEAVSRRPAPAAAAPTAGNQQTGSAARTPAVAGADEYIVKSGDTGTKIATANGVKLADLMAVNPEVNWNRLHVGQKLKLPQR; encoded by the coding sequence ATGGACACTATTTCTCGCGACAGTAACGGCTCCAGCTACCTTCCGGTGGCCGGCGTCATCCTTGGCGTCATCGGCCTTGTGCTTGGTGGCGTTGCTCTTGCCAAAGTATCCACCATCAACAAGCAGCTTGTCAGCCATGGTGATATCGCCTCCCGCGCCTCCGCCGCGGAGGACCAGGCGCAGAATGCTACCGCCCTTGCCAGCCAGGTGGACAAGCGTGTCGACGGAGTCCAGCGCGACACGGCCACCGCCTTCCAGAATGCCGGCGCCGCCATCCAGGACATCCGTGGCGAGATCGTGAAACTTCAGGAAGCCGTCTCCCGCCGCCCCGCCCCCGCCGCAGCCGCGCCCACCGCCGGTAACCAGCAGACCGGCTCCGCCGCCCGCACACCCGCCGTCGCCGGCGCCGACGAGTACATCGTCAAGAGCGGTGATACCGGCACCAAAATCGCCACCGCCAACGGCGTGAAACTCGCCGACCTCATGGCCGTCAACCCCGAGGTCAACTGGAACCGCCTCCACGTCGGCCAGAAACTGAAGCTTCCCCAGCGCTGA
- a CDS encoding crossover junction endodeoxyribonuclease: MARLSVRQMWAAKLAGKPLPAPSAVPSNGAATAAQAAFTAHRVPFSGQVLGIDPSLRGTGLALVEFAPGRSPVLLRCQTLRVPARVPMSGALAEIHRTVTSFIADFSVRHVALEQTIYVQNFQTAQILGAARGAAIAAAAVMGKDIFEYAPLRVKQAVVGAGRASKEQMARTVMALLGHGRPLASDEADAAGVALCHAYTWRE, encoded by the coding sequence ATGGCACGGCTTTCGGTCAGACAGATGTGGGCGGCAAAACTGGCGGGCAAACCGCTGCCGGCTCCGTCCGCGGTGCCGTCCAACGGAGCCGCCACCGCGGCGCAGGCTGCCTTCACCGCGCACCGCGTGCCGTTCAGCGGCCAGGTGCTCGGCATCGATCCCTCGCTGCGCGGCACCGGGCTCGCCCTGGTGGAATTTGCCCCCGGCCGTTCGCCCGTGCTCCTGCGCTGCCAGACGCTGCGGGTCCCGGCGCGGGTGCCGATGTCCGGCGCGCTGGCGGAAATTCACCGGACGGTGACATCGTTCATCGCCGATTTTTCCGTGCGCCACGTGGCGCTGGAGCAGACGATCTATGTGCAGAACTTCCAGACGGCGCAAATCCTCGGCGCGGCGCGCGGAGCGGCCATCGCAGCCGCGGCGGTGATGGGAAAAGACATTTTCGAATACGCGCCGCTCCGCGTAAAACAGGCCGTGGTCGGCGCCGGCCGGGCCAGCAAGGAACAAATGGCCCGCACCGTCATGGCGCTGCTCGGCCACGGCCGCCCGCTGGCAAGCGACGAAGCCGACGCCGCCGGCGTGGCGCTCTGCCACGCCTACACCTGGCGCGAATGA
- a CDS encoding oxidoreductase: MNTHPLRVLVAGCGHMGTSHARAYHASSAFSIAGLVSRGEESRGRLSSEFGDMYPTFGDYEDALRRTQPDAVCISTWPDTHAAYATLALERGCHVFLEKPLAATLADAERVIALARKHGRKLMLGYILQHHPSWMRFVTEARNLGRPLVMRMNLNQQSSGGEWKTHLQIMQSMPPMVDCGVHYIDVMCRMTRSRPVRVHAIQARLDDGFGLPDGQCNYGQLQVVFADGSVGWYEAGWGPMMSRTAFFVKDVIGPRGSVSIAAERHESSDEVNAHTRTGALRIHHASLGPDGHFARMDEVIPTDDEPDHDELCAREQAFFAKAIREDLDPGEHLEAALYSLQVVLAAEESARTGRVITLDNAR, from the coding sequence ATGAATACACATCCTCTTCGTGTTCTGGTGGCCGGTTGCGGCCACATGGGTACGTCGCATGCCCGCGCCTATCATGCGTCTTCCGCGTTCTCGATCGCGGGCCTGGTCAGCCGGGGAGAGGAAAGCCGGGGACGGCTTTCCTCCGAATTCGGAGATATGTATCCGACGTTTGGCGACTATGAAGACGCGCTGCGCCGGACACAGCCGGACGCGGTTTGCATCAGTACCTGGCCGGATACGCATGCGGCCTATGCGACGCTGGCGCTGGAGCGAGGCTGCCACGTTTTTCTGGAAAAACCGCTGGCGGCCACTCTGGCCGATGCCGAACGGGTGATCGCTCTTGCCCGCAAACATGGACGCAAGCTCATGCTTGGCTACATTCTCCAGCACCATCCGTCCTGGATGCGCTTCGTGACCGAGGCCAGGAACCTGGGGCGGCCGCTGGTGATGCGCATGAATCTGAACCAGCAGAGTTCGGGCGGCGAATGGAAAACCCATCTGCAAATCATGCAGTCGATGCCGCCGATGGTGGATTGCGGCGTTCACTACATCGACGTGATGTGCCGCATGACCCGGAGCCGCCCGGTGCGTGTCCACGCCATCCAGGCGCGCCTTGACGACGGGTTCGGGTTGCCGGACGGCCAATGCAACTACGGTCAGTTGCAGGTGGTTTTCGCTGACGGCTCTGTCGGCTGGTACGAGGCCGGATGGGGACCGATGATGAGCCGGACCGCCTTTTTTGTAAAAGATGTCATCGGCCCCCGCGGCAGCGTGAGCATCGCGGCGGAGCGGCACGAGTCGTCGGACGAGGTCAACGCGCACACCAGAACCGGGGCTTTGCGGATTCATCATGCCAGCCTGGGCCCGGATGGCCATTTCGCGCGTATGGACGAAGTCATCCCGACCGATGACGAGCCGGACCACGATGAACTCTGCGCGCGGGAGCAGGCGTTTTTTGCGAAAGCAATCCGTGAGGATCTTGATCCCGGTGAGCACCTCGAAGCCGCGCTTTACAGCCTGCAGGTGGTACTGGCGGCCGAGGAATCGGCCCGCACCGGCCGGGTGATCACGCTCGATAATGCACGTTAG
- a CDS encoding protein-(glutamine-N5) methyltransferase, with protein MLTLLDILQKTTAFFTDKGVPSPRHDAECLVGHALGLKRMQLYLQFERPLKEPELETIRALVRRRARREPLQHILGAVEFSGLTLKTDPRALIPRPETEYLVELVIERLSPPTPPPPPAASSDIPAADAVAPSDAPPSAPSASASPLRILDLGTGTGAIALALARRYPDASIIATDTSDDALALARENAAALSLAGQVTFLRSDWFAALPPPSPATAFDLIVSNPPYLTDDEVAAAEPEVRDHDPRAALVAPEAGLADLRVIIDQARPRLAPGGLLALETGIAHHDALLALADERGYTAIESVRDLAGRPRFFFARAPNP; from the coding sequence ATGCTGACCCTCCTCGACATCCTCCAGAAAACCACCGCGTTTTTCACCGACAAGGGCGTGCCCTCGCCCCGGCATGACGCCGAGTGCCTGGTCGGCCACGCGCTCGGCCTGAAACGCATGCAGCTCTACCTGCAATTCGAGCGTCCGCTGAAAGAACCGGAGCTCGAAACCATCCGCGCCCTCGTCCGCCGCCGCGCCCGGCGCGAGCCGCTCCAGCATATCCTCGGCGCCGTCGAATTTTCCGGTCTCACGCTCAAAACCGATCCCCGCGCCCTCATCCCGCGACCGGAAACCGAGTACCTCGTCGAACTCGTCATCGAACGCCTCTCGCCACCGACGCCTCCCCCTCCTCCCGCGGCTTCTTCCGACATCCCGGCTGCCGATGCCGTCGCTCCCTCCGACGCCCCGCCCTCCGCGCCGTCCGCATCCGCCTCCCCCCTCCGCATCCTCGATCTCGGCACCGGCACCGGCGCCATCGCCCTCGCTCTGGCCCGCCGCTATCCTGACGCCTCGATCATCGCGACCGATACCAGCGACGACGCCCTCGCCCTCGCCCGCGAAAACGCCGCCGCGCTTTCCCTTGCCGGCCAGGTGACGTTTCTCCGCTCCGACTGGTTCGCTGCGCTCCCGCCCCCGTCACCCGCCACCGCGTTCGACCTCATCGTTTCCAATCCGCCCTACCTTACCGACGACGAGGTCGCCGCCGCCGAGCCGGAAGTCCGCGATCACGATCCGCGCGCCGCGCTCGTGGCGCCCGAAGCCGGCCTCGCCGACCTGCGCGTCATCATCGACCAGGCCCGCCCCCGTCTCGCCCCCGGCGGACTCCTCGCGCTCGAAACCGGCATCGCCCATCATGACGCCTTGCTCGCCCTCGCCGACGAGCGCGGTTACACCGCCATCGAGTCCGTCCGCGACCTCGCCGGACGGCCCCGGTTCTTCTTTGCGAGGGCTCCAAATCCATAA